The Brassica napus cultivar Da-Ae chromosome C7, Da-Ae, whole genome shotgun sequence genome has a segment encoding these proteins:
- the LOC125590679 gene encoding ribulose bisphosphate carboxylase/oxygenase activase, chloroplastic-like, which translates to MACSAIDPSSLYSSRIFLPLRLRVPIIVTGNDFSTLYTLYAPLILDGRMEKFYWAPTREDRIGVCKGIFRTDKIKDEDIVTLVDQFPGQSIGNKKNISTFMFVGALRARVYDDEVRKFVEGLGVEKISKRLVNSREGPPVFEQPEMTLEKLMEYGNMLVMEKENVKRVRQESPASLCNLRCR; encoded by the exons ATGGCTTGCTCAGCAATAGATCCATCTTCTTTGTACTCTTCCCGTATTTTCCTG CCACTACGATTGCGTGTCCCCATCATCGTCACCGGTAACGATTTCTCCACCCTCTACACCCTCTACGCTCCTCTCATCCTTGATGGACGTATGGAGAAGTTCTACTGGGCCCCGACCCGTGAGGACCGTATCGGTGTTTGCAAGGGTATCTTCAGGACCGACAAGATCAAGGATGAAGACATTGTCACGCTTGTTGACCAGTTCCCTGGCCAATCCATcggtaataaaaaaaatattagtaccTTTATGTTTGTTGGTGCATTGAGGGCGAGAGTGTACGATGATGAGGTGAGGAAGTTCGTTGAGGGACTAGGAGTGGAGAAGATAAGCAAGAGGCTGGTGAACTCGAGGGAAGGTCCTCCAGTGTTCGAGCAGCCGGAGATGACTCTTGAGAAGCTTATGGAGTATGGTAACATGCTTGTGATGGAGAAAGAGAACGTCAAGAGAGTACGTCAAGAGAGTCCAGCTTCACTGTGTAACTTGCGTTGCAGGTAA